From Aerosakkonema funiforme FACHB-1375, one genomic window encodes:
- a CDS encoding response regulator transcription factor, with amino-acid sequence MTGQLLLVDDEPGLREAVQAYLEDSDFSVDVAANANEGWQKLQQHTPDLVITDVMMPQVDGYQFLKQMREDPRFKTLPVVFLTARGMTKDRIQGYNAGCDAYLSKPFDPDELVAIVENLLERRGATDKPSEGTNLDEIARQLAEIREQLKQRPAIAQTASPIKIDLTPREQSVLDLVAEGLMNKEIARRLETSVRNVEKYVSRLFSKTGTNSRTELVRYALEHGLTH; translated from the coding sequence ATGACGGGACAACTGTTACTGGTCGATGACGAACCCGGACTGCGGGAAGCGGTGCAAGCTTATCTGGAAGACAGCGATTTTAGCGTTGACGTTGCGGCTAACGCCAACGAAGGCTGGCAAAAACTGCAACAACATACGCCCGACTTGGTAATTACAGATGTCATGATGCCGCAAGTCGATGGCTATCAGTTCCTCAAGCAAATGCGGGAAGACCCTCGCTTCAAGACATTGCCGGTAGTATTTTTGACCGCGAGAGGCATGACGAAAGACCGCATCCAAGGCTACAATGCCGGTTGCGATGCGTATTTGTCCAAACCATTTGACCCGGATGAGTTAGTTGCGATCGTCGAAAATTTGCTGGAACGCAGAGGCGCTACCGATAAGCCATCTGAAGGCACTAACCTGGACGAAATAGCGCGTCAGTTGGCGGAAATTAGGGAACAATTGAAACAGCGACCTGCGATCGCGCAAACTGCCTCACCGATCAAAATAGACCTCACCCCCAGAGAACAAAGCGTCCTCGACTTAGTGGCAGAAGGATTGATGAACAAAGAAATCGCCCGTCGTCTGGAAACTAGCGTTCGCAATGTCGAAAAATACGTCAGCCGCTTATTCAGCAAAACCGGCACCAACAGCCGCACCGAGTTAGTGCGCTACGCCCTCGAACACGGGCTAACCCACTAA
- a CDS encoding type II toxin -antitoxin system TacA 1-like antitoxin: MLPPAREKIDSHQRLVLSERDRDLFMSVMENPPALKGKLKSAIKQYKDKYSK, encoded by the coding sequence ATGTTGCCACCAGCAAGAGAAAAAATAGATTCCCATCAAAGGCTTGTTTTGTCGGAGCGTGATAGAGACTTATTTATGTCAGTTATGGAAAATCCACCCGCACTGAAGGGCAAACTAAAATCCGCTATTAAACAATATAAAGATAAGTACAGTAAGTAA
- a CDS encoding glycosyltransferase produces the protein METTLPKVSVIVPIYNGEADLPDLISCLQAQTYPTDRVEYLLVDNGSSDRTPSILQAAAASDSPGGGNEKLNKINIRHLTENKIQSSYAARNTGIRAATGEIIAFTDVDCRPEPNWLQNLIQPFADSSVGIVAGEVEGLPGKTLLEKYADSYNVLSQKYTLEHPFCPYGQTANLAIRREIFQQVGLFRPYMTTGGDADICWRIQRETSWQISFAPTAIVKHRHRSTVAEFQKQWRRYGRSNRYLHELYGVTLMTELKATETFYRLVRWLLKELPVTSVKAMIGKATVVDLLNTPISLLNSQARSTGQRDAKLSEEAKIIERL, from the coding sequence ATGGAAACGACATTACCTAAAGTTTCGGTTATTGTACCAATATATAATGGCGAGGCAGATTTACCAGATTTAATTAGCTGTTTGCAAGCTCAAACTTATCCAACTGACCGGGTAGAGTATTTATTGGTGGATAATGGCAGTAGCGATCGCACTCCCAGTATACTGCAAGCTGCTGCTGCATCTGACTCCCCTGGCGGGGGTAATGAGAAGCTAAATAAGATAAATATTCGTCACCTCACGGAAAACAAAATTCAAAGTTCCTACGCCGCACGCAACACCGGGATTCGCGCCGCTACAGGTGAAATTATCGCTTTTACCGATGTTGATTGTCGTCCCGAACCGAATTGGTTACAGAATCTGATTCAGCCTTTTGCCGATTCATCTGTTGGTATTGTAGCAGGTGAAGTTGAAGGATTACCCGGTAAAACGCTGCTGGAAAAATACGCCGATAGCTACAATGTTCTATCCCAAAAGTATACGCTAGAACATCCTTTTTGTCCATACGGTCAAACTGCTAATCTGGCAATTCGACGGGAAATTTTTCAGCAAGTAGGGTTATTTCGTCCTTACATGACTACTGGTGGCGATGCCGATATTTGTTGGCGAATTCAACGAGAAACTTCGTGGCAGATATCTTTTGCACCAACTGCGATTGTAAAACATCGGCATCGATCGACAGTGGCAGAATTCCAAAAGCAATGGCGACGCTACGGTCGATCGAATCGTTATTTGCACGAACTGTACGGCGTCACTTTGATGACAGAACTGAAGGCGACAGAAACTTTTTATCGCCTTGTGCGGTGGTTGTTGAAGGAGTTACCAGTTACTAGCGTTAAGGCAATGATAGGGAAAGCGACTGTTGTCGATTTATTAAATACTCCCATTAGTTTGCTCAACTCACAAGCGCGATCGACTGGACAGCGGGATGCTAAACTTTCGGAAGAAGCAAAGATAATTGAGCGGTTGTAA
- a CDS encoding L,D-transpeptidase family protein: protein MKKKSNNLKIKFLSLTVIIVATSVLYLQLARLGYAVPLPDLLDVLCLNGCEDETSGNISHPRLPSNQILNGNKQIIEILNAQKIDKNKISILIEKSEYRLTVYHDKKPVKSYPVVFGNNPVDDKLKEGDKRTPEGKFKIKDLYPHAAWSKFLWLDYPNKYSWRKHFKAKFGGKISWNDSVGSEIGIHGTPSDDLIDNKSNWTLGCISLKNKDVDELYQVVQQGTEVEIIQ, encoded by the coding sequence ATGAAAAAAAAGTCAAATAATCTCAAAATAAAATTTTTATCGTTAACTGTTATTATCGTAGCTACCTCCGTTCTTTACTTGCAACTCGCACGTCTGGGATATGCCGTACCCCTGCCCGATCTTTTGGATGTTCTTTGCTTAAATGGTTGTGAGGATGAGACTTCTGGAAACATTTCCCATCCCCGACTCCCCAGCAACCAAATACTCAATGGCAACAAGCAAATCATCGAAATTTTAAACGCACAGAAAATAGACAAAAACAAAATATCAATATTGATTGAAAAATCTGAATACAGGCTCACAGTTTATCACGATAAAAAACCTGTCAAATCCTATCCTGTCGTGTTTGGCAATAACCCAGTTGACGATAAGCTCAAAGAAGGAGATAAGCGCACTCCGGAAGGAAAATTTAAGATTAAAGACCTCTATCCCCATGCCGCTTGGTCAAAATTCCTCTGGTTGGATTACCCGAACAAATATTCCTGGAGAAAACATTTTAAAGCTAAGTTTGGCGGTAAAATAAGCTGGAATGATTCAGTCGGCAGCGAAATCGGAATTCACGGCACACCCAGCGATGATTTAATAGACAATAAATCAAATTGGACGTTAGGCTGCATTTCCCTCAAAAATAAAGATGTTGATGAATTATATCAAGTCGTGCAGCAAGGAACAGAAGTAGAAATTATTCAATGA
- the mraY gene encoding phospho-N-acetylmuramoyl-pentapeptide-transferase, whose protein sequence is MDAKSLDSRSLNFSGTTLSVLLAAALSLVALLCDYQANRAFNLSFSLTLPFWVCAAATAGLGYWVVPLLRSLKAGQVIREDGPQTHLKKGGTPTMGGVFFIPVGVLLALLWSGLALNLSNFAPVLPVSLLTLGYGFIGWLDDWQILRRKSNKGISPQMKLALQIGFAVLFCLWLIFSQPANISTIDLPFGLALPLGLLFWPLAAFALVAESNATNLTDGVDGLAGGLCAIALLGLGAIIAPTYPGLTIFCACISGSCLGFLVHNRNPATVFMGDTGSLALGGALASVAILSNTLWSLFIISGIFFVETLSVMAQVSYYKATKGPDGVGKRLFKMAPLHHHLELSGWSEIQVVATFYAINAILALLCFFIR, encoded by the coding sequence GTGGATGCTAAATCATTAGATAGCCGATCGCTAAACTTCTCAGGAACCACCCTGTCGGTTTTGCTTGCAGCTGCACTCAGTTTGGTGGCCCTACTTTGCGATTATCAAGCAAATCGAGCTTTTAACCTCAGCTTTTCCCTGACTTTGCCGTTCTGGGTTTGTGCTGCGGCAACTGCTGGGTTGGGATACTGGGTAGTGCCATTGTTGCGATCGCTCAAAGCTGGACAAGTAATTCGCGAAGATGGCCCCCAAACCCACTTGAAAAAAGGCGGCACTCCGACAATGGGCGGGGTGTTCTTTATACCAGTAGGCGTTCTACTTGCCCTGTTGTGGTCTGGTTTGGCATTGAATTTGTCAAACTTTGCTCCTGTGTTGCCTGTGTCGCTGCTTACACTCGGTTATGGATTTATCGGTTGGTTGGATGACTGGCAAATTTTACGCCGCAAGTCCAACAAAGGCATTTCGCCACAAATGAAATTAGCCTTGCAAATTGGTTTTGCAGTGCTATTTTGTTTGTGGTTAATTTTCAGTCAACCTGCAAATATCAGCACAATAGATTTACCATTTGGTTTAGCTTTACCGTTGGGGTTGCTGTTTTGGCCTTTAGCTGCATTTGCGTTAGTAGCAGAAAGTAACGCCACCAACCTCACCGATGGTGTAGATGGACTTGCAGGCGGACTGTGTGCGATCGCTCTACTCGGACTCGGTGCTATAATCGCTCCCACTTACCCCGGACTGACCATTTTCTGCGCCTGCATAAGTGGCAGTTGTTTGGGTTTTTTGGTGCATAACCGCAACCCAGCTACTGTATTTATGGGCGATACCGGTTCCCTGGCGCTGGGAGGTGCCTTAGCATCCGTTGCTATTTTGAGTAACACGCTTTGGAGTCTATTTATCATCAGCGGTATCTTCTTTGTGGAAACCCTTTCCGTAATGGCTCAAGTGAGTTATTACAAAGCAACAAAAGGCCCCGATGGTGTTGGTAAGCGGCTATTCAAAATGGCACCTCTACACCACCATTTAGAACTTTCCGGTTGGTCGGAAATTCAAGTAGTTGCCACATTTTACGCGATTAACGCGATTTTAGCTTTGCTTTGTTTCTTCATCCGTTAA
- a CDS encoding DUF3134 family protein, whose product MYNPSLREEPIDQPAAVIPIKQETSILDWLEATGRLLARAEDDAEGYLDEDEEIDQLMGGDDIVYDEDLDDDDDIVDDID is encoded by the coding sequence ATATACAACCCCTCTCTACGGGAAGAACCAATCGATCAACCAGCTGCTGTGATTCCCATCAAGCAAGAAACTTCCATTTTGGATTGGTTAGAAGCTACAGGTCGCCTACTAGCGCGTGCTGAAGACGATGCTGAAGGATATTTAGATGAGGATGAAGAAATCGATCAACTCATGGGCGGCGATGACATTGTATATGACGAAGATTTGGATGATGATGATGACATCGTTGACGACATAGACTGA
- a CDS encoding PAP/fibrillin family protein, giving the protein MIGKASLLEAIAGKNRGLLATAADKQAILSLVAQLEDRNPTPRPTEAADLLDGNWRLLYTTSSELLGIDSVPLFKLGQIYQCVRVKDAKIYNIAEIGGLPYLEGIISVTATFTPVSERRVNVRFDRAISGLQRAIGYESPNQYIQQIETGKKFFGIDFKIENRDQKGWLDITYLDEDLRIGRGNVGSVFVLTKN; this is encoded by the coding sequence ATGATTGGCAAAGCATCACTGCTAGAAGCGATCGCAGGTAAAAATCGCGGTTTGTTGGCGACCGCAGCTGACAAACAAGCTATACTCTCTCTTGTCGCCCAACTGGAAGACCGCAACCCCACCCCCCGACCGACGGAAGCGGCAGATTTACTCGACGGCAACTGGCGACTGCTTTACACTACCAGTAGCGAACTTTTAGGCATTGACAGCGTGCCATTGTTCAAACTCGGTCAAATTTATCAATGCGTCCGCGTCAAGGATGCCAAAATTTACAATATCGCGGAAATTGGCGGTTTGCCTTATCTGGAAGGTATCATTAGCGTTACTGCTACTTTCACCCCGGTTTCCGAACGACGGGTTAACGTGAGATTCGATCGCGCCATTAGCGGTTTGCAACGTGCGATCGGTTATGAATCTCCAAATCAATATATCCAGCAAATTGAAACAGGCAAAAAGTTTTTTGGGATTGACTTTAAAATTGAGAATCGCGACCAAAAAGGTTGGCTGGATATTACCTATTTGGATGAAGATTTGCGGATCGGTCGAGGCAATGTGGGGAGTGTGTTTGTTTTGACTAAAAATTAA
- a CDS encoding PD-(D/E)XK nuclease family protein, which yields MRLSQRHLNLLSTCPRKFQHTYLEQLGSLTTPEQLERINWGSHFHLLMQQRELGLPIESIVQEDAQMQRWLTALVSAAPEILTPSFNNKAFRESEHWRVINLQGYVLTVIYDLLIADDKKAQILDWKTYPLPKNRRWLEEDWQTRLYLYVLAETSDYSPEQISMTYWFVQSQPEPKSLQFSYNAGKHEQTRRDLIALLNRLNDWLASYERGEELPQVPLYASECDRCQFAVRCDRTLESNETETNEDLIPNLVNIQEVSL from the coding sequence ATGCGCTTATCTCAAAGACACTTAAACTTGTTATCCACTTGTCCCCGTAAGTTTCAACATACCTACTTGGAACAGTTGGGCTCGCTCACAACACCAGAACAACTAGAGCGGATAAATTGGGGCAGTCATTTCCACTTGTTAATGCAGCAGCGAGAACTGGGTTTGCCAATAGAATCAATCGTGCAAGAAGATGCCCAGATGCAGCGTTGGCTGACTGCTTTAGTGAGTGCAGCACCAGAAATTTTGACGCCCAGTTTCAATAATAAAGCATTTCGGGAAAGCGAACATTGGCGCGTTATCAATTTGCAAGGATATGTACTGACAGTTATCTATGACTTGTTGATTGCTGACGACAAAAAAGCGCAAATTCTCGATTGGAAAACTTATCCATTACCCAAAAATCGCCGCTGGTTAGAAGAAGACTGGCAAACTCGTTTGTATCTCTATGTTTTGGCAGAAACAAGCGATTATTCGCCCGAACAAATTTCGATGACTTACTGGTTTGTGCAATCTCAACCAGAACCGAAAAGTCTTCAATTTAGTTATAATGCTGGCAAGCACGAGCAAACCAGAAGGGATTTAATTGCTCTGTTGAATCGGCTAAATGATTGGCTGGCAAGTTATGAGCGGGGAGAGGAATTGCCGCAAGTTCCTTTATATGCTAGTGAGTGCGATCGCTGTCAGTTTGCGGTAAGGTGCGATCGCACTTTAGAAAGCAACGAAACTGAAACAAATGAAGATTTGATTCCCAATTTGGTTAATATTCAAGAAGTTTCATTGTGA
- a CDS encoding type II toxin-antitoxin system RelE family toxin, whose amino-acid sequence MYRVELSSEAEQFYAAANRPLAKKLARCFERLEEDPRNHPNIKLLKGNFAGYYRYRVGDYRVVYYIEENVDSDIDADNDEDEGRVIVIAIAHRREVYE is encoded by the coding sequence ATGTATAGAGTTGAGTTGTCGTCTGAAGCAGAACAGTTTTATGCAGCAGCAAACCGTCCATTAGCGAAAAAGTTAGCTAGATGCTTTGAGCGACTGGAAGAAGATCCCCGCAACCACCCTAACATTAAACTTCTCAAAGGAAATTTTGCTGGTTATTACCGCTATCGTGTGGGTGATTATCGCGTGGTTTACTACATTGAAGAAAATGTTGATTCCGATATAGATGCTGATAATGATGAAGATGAAGGTCGGGTTATTGTGATTGCGATCGCTCACCGACGGGAAGTATACGAATAA
- a CDS encoding type II toxin-antitoxin system HicA family toxin → MGKLKKLIEYLLSRPPEARFEDISYVLEAFGYQEVRSRGSHHAFENEQGEVIIIPKKGGKKVKRTYIEETIRLLDLENWKDEN, encoded by the coding sequence ATGGGTAAACTAAAGAAATTAATTGAATACCTTCTTTCTCGTCCTCCTGAAGCTAGATTTGAAGATATTAGTTATGTCTTGGAAGCGTTTGGTTATCAGGAAGTTAGATCGCGGGGAAGTCATCACGCTTTTGAGAATGAGCAAGGAGAAGTCATTATTATCCCTAAGAAAGGCGGTAAAAAAGTCAAACGAACTTATATTGAAGAAACCATTAGATTACTAGATTTAGAAAACTGGAAAGATGAAAACTAA
- a CDS encoding type II toxin-antitoxin system HicB family antitoxin, with the protein MKTNPQLEHQSLEYYLSLKYPMSIYPEEDGGYTVIIPDLPGCMSQGETLEEALENINEARELWIETVYDRGKKAIPLPSKRIAV; encoded by the coding sequence ATGAAAACTAATCCTCAGCTAGAGCATCAATCTTTAGAATATTATCTCTCTTTAAAATATCCGATGTCTATTTACCCGGAAGAAGATGGTGGATATACAGTAATTATTCCCGATCTACCAGGTTGTATGAGTCAGGGAGAAACCTTAGAAGAAGCGTTGGAAAATATTAATGAAGCGAGAGAGTTATGGATAGAAACTGTTTACGATCGTGGGAAAAAGGCAATTCCTTTACCTTCTAAACGAATTGCGGTTTAA